A genome region from Geobacter pickeringii includes the following:
- a CDS encoding selenium metabolism-associated LysR family transcriptional regulator: MNLKQLEVFLAVAESGSFSRGAEATFITQSTVSQHIAALENELGVKLLDRTSRGALPTEGGKLLLEHARRVVSDTREIERTMRRFRGVEEAVLRVGGSTIPGDYLIPEALPHFFSRHPGVFLTLVQGDSREIVDRLLREEIEIGVVGSRFDEEGITFTPFGRDEIRLVAPPDHPLVTGGTVAPAELAQQTFIMREKGSGTGRAVDDALRAAGIPPETLRVRASLGSTEAVKHAVASGLGLAFLSEISVRREIGRRDLAAISVRKLTISRPFYLAGRSGRELSPAARAFAAMMEERFGTGAER; encoded by the coding sequence ATGAACCTCAAGCAACTGGAAGTCTTTCTGGCGGTGGCCGAGAGCGGCAGTTTCTCCCGCGGCGCCGAGGCGACCTTCATCACCCAATCCACCGTGAGCCAGCACATTGCCGCCCTGGAGAACGAGCTCGGCGTGAAGCTTCTCGACCGGACGAGCCGGGGGGCACTCCCCACCGAGGGGGGGAAACTGCTGCTTGAGCATGCCCGGCGCGTGGTATCGGACACCCGGGAGATCGAGCGCACCATGCGCCGTTTCCGGGGGGTGGAGGAGGCGGTGCTCAGGGTGGGGGGGAGCACCATCCCGGGCGACTACCTGATCCCGGAGGCGCTCCCCCACTTCTTCAGCCGCCACCCGGGGGTATTCCTCACCCTCGTCCAGGGGGACAGTCGGGAGATCGTCGACCGGCTCCTGCGGGAAGAGATCGAAATCGGCGTCGTGGGGAGCCGCTTCGACGAGGAAGGAATAACCTTTACCCCCTTCGGCCGGGACGAAATCAGGCTGGTGGCCCCCCCGGACCACCCCCTGGTGACGGGGGGAACCGTTGCTCCGGCCGAGCTTGCGCAGCAGACGTTCATCATGCGTGAAAAGGGATCGGGGACGGGGCGCGCCGTCGACGACGCCCTGAGAGCCGCGGGGATTCCTCCCGAAACCCTCCGGGTCAGGGCATCTCTCGGCAGCACCGAGGCGGTCAAGCACGCCGTGGCCAGCGGGCTCGGCCTAGCGTTCCTTTCCGAAATCTCGGTGCGGCGGGAAATTGGGCGGAGGGATCTGGCGGCGATTTCGGTCAGAAAACTTACCATCTCCCGCCCCTTCTATCTGGCCGGGCGCTCAGGACGCGAGCTTTCTCCCGCCGCACGGGCCTTCGCAGCCATGATGGAGGAGCGCTTCGGGACGGGAGCGGAGAGGTAG
- a CDS encoding sigma-54-dependent transcriptional regulator, producing MERILIIDDEAFIRENVERILGEEGYQVLAAAAGAEARELVSEEDVDLVLLDLNLGTEDGLEVLKELKRIDPELLVIIITGFGSVESAVDALKLGAFHYMKKPFKADALRLIVKLALQTQTLRREVRTLRKGDLTLFENVPMVGAGAGLKEIIRQVKEVARSPVSTVLITGESGTGKELVARTIHHLSERREGPFIEINCASMPVHLLESELFGHEKGAFTDASQRKQGLFEAADKGTIFLDEVGEMEISIQAKLLRVLEDRRIRRVGGTRNIEIDVRVVAATNRNLRDGIREGTFREDLFYRLNVFPVHIPALRERREDIPVLVKYYLDRYSRAFSRSFQEVSPEALALLEEYPWPGNVRELKNVIERTCIMHDGPRLIPGHLPREISPPAAPQAATPETALADLQLGLEAATDRYERQLIAAALATTGNNVLQTAQLLKIPRGTLRYKMSRHGLDKPGD from the coding sequence ATGGAGCGAATCCTGATCATCGACGACGAGGCGTTCATCCGCGAGAACGTGGAGCGGATTCTCGGGGAGGAAGGATACCAGGTACTGGCGGCGGCCGCGGGGGCAGAGGCCCGGGAGCTCGTCTCGGAGGAGGACGTGGATCTGGTGCTCCTCGACCTGAACCTCGGCACCGAGGACGGGCTGGAGGTGCTGAAGGAACTGAAGCGGATCGATCCGGAGCTGCTGGTGATCATCATCACCGGCTTCGGTTCGGTGGAGAGTGCTGTCGACGCCCTCAAGCTCGGCGCCTTCCACTACATGAAGAAGCCGTTCAAGGCCGATGCCCTGCGGCTCATCGTCAAGCTGGCGCTCCAGACCCAGACCCTGCGGCGCGAGGTCCGCACCCTCCGCAAGGGGGACCTGACCCTCTTCGAGAACGTGCCGATGGTCGGCGCGGGGGCGGGGCTGAAGGAGATCATCCGCCAGGTCAAGGAGGTGGCCCGCTCACCCGTCTCCACGGTCCTCATCACCGGAGAATCGGGGACCGGCAAGGAGCTCGTGGCGCGGACCATCCACCACCTCTCCGAGCGGCGCGAGGGGCCGTTCATCGAGATCAACTGCGCCTCCATGCCGGTGCATCTCCTGGAAAGCGAGCTCTTCGGCCACGAGAAGGGGGCCTTCACCGACGCCAGCCAGCGGAAACAGGGGCTCTTCGAGGCGGCTGACAAGGGGACCATCTTTCTCGACGAGGTGGGAGAAATGGAGATCTCCATCCAGGCAAAGCTGCTGCGGGTCCTGGAGGACCGCCGAATCCGCCGGGTGGGGGGAACGCGGAACATCGAGATCGACGTGCGGGTCGTCGCCGCCACCAACCGGAATCTGCGCGACGGGATCAGGGAAGGGACCTTCCGCGAAGATCTCTTCTACCGCCTGAACGTCTTTCCGGTCCATATCCCGGCGCTGCGCGAGCGGCGGGAAGACATCCCCGTGCTGGTGAAATACTATCTCGACCGTTACAGCCGGGCCTTTTCGCGCTCGTTCCAGGAGGTCTCGCCGGAGGCGCTGGCGCTCCTGGAGGAGTACCCGTGGCCCGGCAACGTGCGCGAGCTCAAGAACGTCATCGAGCGGACCTGCATCATGCACGACGGTCCGCGACTCATCCCCGGGCACCTTCCCCGCGAGATCAGCCCCCCCGCCGCACCGCAGGCGGCGACGCCCGAAACGGCCCTCGCCGATCTCCAACTGGGGCTCGAAGCGGCCACCGACCGCTACGAGCGCCAGCTCATCGCCGCCGCCCTGGCAACGACCGGCAACAACGTCCTCCAGACGGCCCAGCTCCTCAAGATTCCCCGCGGTACCCTGCGCTACAAGATGTCACGCCACGGACTCGACAAGCCGGGCGACTGA
- the cas2 gene encoding CRISPR-associated endonuclease Cas2, giving the protein MWIIVAYDVNTETKAGRRRLRRVAQVCKNFGQRVQKSVFECQVSEMKFEELRRKLLKEIKREEDNLRLYRLTEPRDDHVETYGLTRTIFFDDEPLIV; this is encoded by the coding sequence ATGTGGATTATCGTTGCCTACGATGTGAACACCGAAACCAAAGCCGGAAGAAGAAGGCTTCGGCGGGTGGCTCAGGTCTGCAAGAACTTTGGCCAGCGGGTGCAGAAGTCGGTGTTCGAGTGCCAGGTAAGCGAAATGAAGTTTGAGGAGTTGCGGCGTAAGCTCTTGAAAGAGATCAAGAGAGAAGAAGATAACCTGCGTCTGTATCGTTTGACCGAGCCGAGGGATGACCACGTGGAAACCTATGGGCTTACCCGGACGATATTCTTCGACGATGAACCGCTTATCGTCTGA
- a CDS encoding AAA family ATPase: MYREHFGFGEPPFALTPNPAFLFLSSHHQEAFAHLLYGIENRVGFIELSGEVGTGKTTVIRTFLNQLDPETHRTALIFNPTLSPIGLLQAINHEFGLPCSGTGKGELIGELDRYLLDENRAGRTVVLVIDEAQNLEPEVLEQIRLISNLETERAKLVQIVLVGQPELRRLLAREELRQLDQRITVRYHLEPMGFDETRQYIRHRIRIAAGGREPVSFSAAATKRIFRFSGGLPRLINAACDRSLLLAYTREAREVSASMATAAIADVRSEGRRPPTAPWRAVIAAMLLTVAAGAAGMVALSGRGTGAPSASASREERPRAAAGETAPLTRNAAMAALAATSEQDNRRMAVDAILRKWQTSPLGAVTGPDLRAVARQRGLTITEIAAPLDALARLNAPALLQIPLPAGGTRLLALTSLGNGRLTVAPAVAGRSTVTTAELASFWSGRALLVWKNFHGIPSRMKSGSGGKGVKPLQELLRGAGFYGGTATGTYDEKTREAIRAFQQAEGLEADGRAGEKTLLLLYRRAGGFFPPGLAPEGEHAVPGSGRDGSGEKPSRIDRNEERNQ, from the coding sequence ATGTACCGTGAACATTTCGGTTTCGGCGAGCCCCCCTTCGCCCTCACCCCGAATCCCGCCTTCCTGTTTCTCAGCAGCCACCACCAGGAGGCGTTCGCCCACCTCCTCTACGGCATCGAGAATCGCGTCGGCTTCATCGAGCTCTCCGGCGAGGTGGGGACCGGCAAGACCACCGTCATCCGGACCTTTCTGAACCAGCTCGATCCGGAAACCCACCGGACCGCCCTGATTTTCAACCCGACGCTCTCCCCCATCGGACTCCTTCAGGCGATCAACCACGAATTCGGCCTGCCATGCTCCGGCACAGGGAAAGGGGAACTGATCGGAGAGCTCGACCGCTACCTCCTCGACGAAAACCGCGCCGGCCGCACGGTGGTCCTCGTCATCGACGAGGCGCAGAACCTGGAGCCGGAGGTCCTCGAACAGATCCGCCTCATCTCCAACCTGGAGACCGAGCGGGCGAAGCTGGTCCAGATCGTGCTCGTGGGACAACCCGAACTGAGGCGGCTCCTCGCCCGGGAGGAACTTCGCCAGCTCGATCAGCGGATCACGGTCCGCTACCACCTGGAGCCGATGGGGTTCGACGAAACCCGGCAGTACATTCGCCACCGGATCAGGATCGCCGCCGGCGGCAGGGAGCCGGTGAGCTTTTCCGCCGCCGCGACGAAGCGGATCTTCCGCTTCTCCGGCGGGCTTCCCCGCCTCATCAACGCCGCCTGCGACCGGTCGCTCCTCCTGGCCTACACGCGGGAGGCCCGTGAGGTATCCGCATCGATGGCAACAGCCGCCATTGCCGACGTCCGCAGCGAGGGGCGCCGGCCGCCGACCGCACCGTGGCGGGCCGTCATCGCGGCCATGCTCCTTACCGTGGCGGCAGGCGCCGCCGGGATGGTGGCACTGTCGGGGAGGGGGACGGGCGCCCCCTCTGCCAGCGCCTCCAGGGAGGAACGACCGCGCGCGGCGGCCGGAGAGACGGCGCCGTTGACCCGCAACGCCGCCATGGCCGCGCTCGCCGCCACTTCCGAGCAGGACAACCGGCGCATGGCGGTCGATGCCATCCTGCGGAAATGGCAGACCTCTCCCCTTGGCGCCGTCACGGGTCCCGACCTCCGCGCCGTCGCCCGGCAACGGGGACTCACGATCACCGAAATCGCGGCGCCGCTCGACGCCCTCGCCCGCCTCAACGCCCCGGCGCTGCTCCAGATCCCCCTCCCCGCCGGCGGAACGAGACTGCTGGCCCTCACCTCCCTCGGCAACGGGCGACTCACCGTCGCGCCGGCCGTCGCCGGCCGCTCGACCGTAACTACGGCGGAGCTGGCATCGTTCTGGTCCGGACGCGCCCTCCTCGTCTGGAAGAACTTTCACGGAATCCCGTCGCGGATGAAGTCGGGGAGCGGCGGCAAGGGAGTCAAGCCGCTGCAGGAGCTGCTGAGAGGGGCGGGATTTTACGGCGGGACGGCCACCGGCACCTACGACGAGAAGACCCGGGAGGCGATCAGGGCGTTTCAGCAGGCGGAGGGACTCGAGGCCGACGGGCGGGCGGGGGAGAAGACCCTGCTACTCCTCTACCGTCGGGCAGGGGGGTTCTTCCCCCCGGGGCTGGCGCCGGAGGGAGAGCACGCGGTGCCCGGAAGCGGGCGGGATGGTTCCGGAGAAAAGCCGTCCCGGATCGATAGGAACGAGGAGCGTAACCAGTGA
- a CDS encoding nitroreductase family protein translates to MDVLEAIHTRRSVRQFTAEPVSREEVKEILRAGASAPSGLNNQPWRFAVVRGDEVRRALAGLTKYRHIVEGAPVCIAVFCDRDVMYNDTKDHQAIGACLQNMLLAAHGLGLGAVWLGEILKSADAVRELLGVPVALELMAVVAVGRPAGRAGRTDRKGLADLVVKEL, encoded by the coding sequence ATGGACGTACTTGAAGCAATCCATACCCGCCGCAGCGTGCGGCAGTTCACGGCGGAGCCGGTGTCGCGCGAGGAGGTGAAAGAGATCCTTCGCGCCGGCGCCAGCGCACCGTCGGGACTCAATAACCAGCCGTGGCGGTTTGCCGTCGTGCGGGGCGATGAAGTGCGCCGGGCCTTGGCGGGGCTGACGAAGTACCGGCACATCGTGGAGGGGGCGCCGGTCTGTATCGCGGTCTTCTGCGACCGCGACGTCATGTACAACGATACCAAGGATCACCAGGCCATCGGCGCCTGCCTGCAGAACATGCTCCTGGCGGCCCATGGGCTGGGGCTCGGTGCGGTCTGGCTGGGGGAGATCCTGAAGAGTGCCGATGCGGTGCGGGAGTTGCTGGGTGTGCCGGTTGCGCTGGAGCTCATGGCGGTGGTTGCCGTCGGACGCCCTGCGGGGCGGGCGGGGCGAACGGACCGGAAAGGGCTTGCCGACCTGGTGGTGAAGGAGCTCTGA
- a CDS encoding c-type cytochrome yields the protein MKFRTIASNGILTLLLAMATGTTFGNRAALGSTASTARATTNEATPLLQAGQGTRGTRTVAMRSGHVDGASLYYTSNCASCHGKMANLKGATTEMIRSAIDNNVGGMGFHVTLSPEEINSIADSLK from the coding sequence ATGAAATTCAGAACAATAGCATCAAACGGAATTCTCACGCTGCTGCTGGCCATGGCGACCGGCACGACATTCGGAAACAGGGCCGCCCTTGGCAGCACGGCGTCAACCGCCAGAGCCACAACGAACGAGGCGACCCCGCTTCTCCAGGCAGGACAAGGCACCAGGGGGACCCGAACGGTTGCCATGAGATCGGGGCATGTGGACGGCGCATCCCTTTACTACACCAGCAATTGCGCCAGCTGCCACGGCAAGATGGCCAACCTGAAAGGTGCGACTACCGAGATGATCCGGTCCGCCATCGACAACAACGTGGGGGGGATGGGGTTCCATGTCACGCTCTCCCCTGAAGAAATCAATTCCATCGCGGACTCCCTTAAGTAA
- a CDS encoding transglutaminase-like domain-containing protein: MRRILIAVTLVSLVAVSTAAWARSRAGIVTVEVDITSQGQGKEARLWLPYPVSDASQSITGVKVSGDYAESAVYTDRENRTPILYARWPDTATSRRLTFSFGAEREEVIRRDFPKKEGAWDPADYRQYLSATGLGPVDGEVKELADKITKGKTTVLGKAKAIYDWTCENMYRDPETIGCGRGDVCYLLQKPGGKCTDISSVFVALCRAAGVPAREIFGLRLGKKETEDITTWQHCWAEFFLPGYGWVPVDPADVRKAMLVEKLKLEDARTKELRDYFWGGIDPYRIRIAVGRDVVLNPPQAGKPLNTFGYPYAEVGGKALDFYDPKSFRYTIRYKEKADE; encoded by the coding sequence ATGAGACGCATACTGATTGCCGTGACGCTGGTTTCGCTCGTGGCCGTATCCACCGCCGCCTGGGCCAGGAGCCGCGCCGGCATCGTGACCGTAGAGGTGGACATCACGTCCCAGGGGCAGGGAAAGGAGGCGCGGCTCTGGCTTCCCTATCCGGTCTCCGACGCCAGCCAGTCCATCACCGGCGTGAAGGTGTCGGGCGATTATGCCGAGTCCGCCGTCTACACCGACCGGGAGAATCGCACCCCCATCCTCTATGCCCGCTGGCCGGATACCGCCACGAGCCGCAGGCTGACCTTCTCCTTTGGCGCCGAGCGGGAAGAGGTGATCCGGCGCGATTTCCCGAAAAAGGAAGGGGCGTGGGATCCCGCGGATTACCGCCAGTACCTCTCCGCCACGGGCCTCGGTCCCGTTGACGGCGAGGTGAAGGAGCTGGCCGACAAGATCACCAAGGGAAAAACGACGGTATTGGGGAAGGCGAAGGCCATCTACGACTGGACCTGCGAGAACATGTACCGCGACCCGGAGACCATCGGCTGCGGCAGGGGAGATGTCTGTTACCTCCTCCAGAAGCCGGGGGGCAAATGCACCGACATCTCCTCGGTCTTCGTGGCGCTCTGCCGGGCCGCCGGCGTGCCGGCGCGGGAGATCTTCGGCCTCCGCCTCGGCAAGAAAGAGACCGAAGATATCACCACGTGGCAGCACTGCTGGGCCGAGTTCTTCCTCCCCGGCTATGGATGGGTACCGGTGGACCCTGCCGACGTGCGCAAGGCGATGCTGGTGGAGAAGCTGAAGCTGGAGGATGCCCGGACGAAGGAGCTGCGCGATTACTTCTGGGGAGGGATCGACCCGTACCGGATCAGGATCGCCGTGGGGCGTGACGTGGTCCTCAACCCGCCCCAGGCGGGCAAACCGCTTAATACCTTCGGCTATCCCTACGCCGAGGTCGGCGGAAAGGCTCTCGACTTCTATGATCCGAAGAGCTTCCGTTACACGATCAGGTACAAAGAAAAAGCTGATGAGTAA